The following nucleotide sequence is from Acidobacteriota bacterium.
GCTGCACAAGCAGCCGGTTTCCGATTCTATATTCAGGAGACGCTCAAGAATATCAGATCGATTGACGAGAAAAAGATCCTCAGGATACCGCGGCTCCTTTTCGAAGCCGAGCGATTGATAAGATCGGGTCTTCCCGAAGAGACCATCCTTGAAAAGCTGATTTGGGATCTATCATGAAACATGCAGAGAAAATCTTGATAATGGACTTCGGCTCGCAGTACACACAACTCATTGCCAGGAGAGTCAGGGAGGCTAGAGTCTATTGCGAAATCTCAAGGCATGATCTCCCGCTGGAATCGATACTGAAGGAGAAACCAGCCGGGATTATCCTTTCCGGTGGTCCTGATTCCGTTTACAGGGAAGGTTCGCCCAGCCTTGACCTGAGGATCCTTGATCTGGGCATTCCAGTTTTAGGAATATGCTACGGGATGCAGATCATTGCACGTATGCTTGGTGGAACGGTGGAAAGAGGCAAGGAAAGGGAATATGGAAAGACGGAGATAAAGATTATCCGGGAGAATTCACTTTACCGTGGCTTGGATGAGATTCAGATCGTATGGATGAGCCATGGCGACAGGGTCAAAGAGGTTCCCAAGAAATTCACTATCACGTCTCGCTCAGAATCTAATCCTGTCGTCTCCATCGCAGATTATGAGAAGAAGATCTTCGGAATACAATTTCACCCGGAGGTCAATCATACGGAAAACGGTATGACCATGATCAGGAACTTCCTCTTTGGAGTGTGTGCTTGCCGGGCAGACTGGAACATGGCAAAATTTCTTGAAGATTCCGTCAGGGATATCCAGGAGAAGGTTGGAAAAGGGAAAGTCATCTGCGCGCTTAGCGGCGGCGTAGACTCGGCCGTTACGGCTCTTCTTGTCCACAGGGCGATCGGAGAAAGGCTAACATGCATCTTCGTGGATAACGGGCTGCTGAGGAAGAACGAGGCCGAAGAGCTGCTGAACAGGTTCCGGATGAAATTTCACCTGAACGTTCAGCATGTTGATGCATCCAACGAATTTCTCAATGCCCTCCAGGGAGTGGATGATCCCGAGCAGAAGAGACGAATCATCGGAAACAAGTTTATAGAGATCTTTGAGAGAGAAGCGGATAAGATCGGTGATCTGGAATTCCTCGCGCAGGGGACAATCTATCCAGACAGGATCGAATCTTCTTCCGTGAAAGGTCCTTCCGCCGTCATCAAGACACATCACAATGTGGGCGGGCTTCCAGAGGAGATGACCTTGAATCTGGTGGAACCCCTGTCGGAACTATTCAAGGATGAAGTCCGCCGACTCGGCATCGAGCTGGGGCTGGATGCCGAGTTTCTCAAGAGGCATCCCTTTCCGGGACCAGGTCTCGCAGTGAGAATCATAGGCGAAGTGACGGTGGAGAGGGCCAAAGTCCTTCAGGAGGCGGATGCAATCTTCATTGAAGAGTTGAAGAAGAGCGGCCTCTACGACCAAGTATCCCAGGCTTTTGCCGTTCTGCTTCCGATCAGGACCGTCGGTGTCATGGGGGACGCAAGGACTTACGAGAATGTCCTGGCCCTGAGAGCCGTTCACACGCTAGATTTCATGACGGCGGACTGGTTCGGCTTTCCTCATGACTTTCTGAGAAGAGTTTCTACCAGGATTGTCAACGAGGTGAGGGGAGTGAATCGAGTCGTCTATGACATTTCCACGAAACCCCCTTCAACGGTAGAATGGGAATAGAATGACGCGTCAAGGTAGTTTCGTTCATCTTCACAATCATAGCCCCTTCTCTCTTCTCGATGGCGCCTGTCGCATCGACGAGATGATTGAGAAGGCGATCGGGTTCAACATGGGTGCCGTGGCCATAACGGACCACGGCAATATGTTCGGCGTCATAAAGTTTTATAAGAAGGCGATGGAGAAAGGGATCAAGCCGATAATCGGTTGTGAGGCTTACATCGCTCCGGGAAGCCGATTCGACAAATCTCCTAACCAGGCTTCTCTCGGAAAGAAACCTTATTTCCATCTGACAATTCTTGTAGAGAACCATGCAGGGTACAAGAATCTCATCAAGCTCGTCTCGGCAGGATTCCTAGAGGGGTTTTACTATCGACCCAGGATGGATAAGGAACTGCTTGCAGAACATTCCGAAGGGTTGATCGCGATGAGCGGCTGCCTTGCCGGAGAGATCCCCATGCTTCTTGCCTCCCGGCAGCTCGAGAAGGCTTGCAGGGTTGCCGGGGAGTACAGGGAGATCTTTGGAGAGCCGAGGTTCTTCCTGGAGATCCAGGATCAATCCGTTCCGGACCAGAAGATCGTCAATCCTCTCCTGCTGGAGGTATCCAAGAAGACAAAAATCCCACTGGTGGCCACAAATGACTGTCATTTTCTCAACGCCGATGATTACTTTGCCCATGACGTTCTGATCTGCATCCAGACTGGAACGAACATCAAGAGCAGGGATAGGCTGAAGTATACGGAACAACACTATTTCAAATCGCCTGATGAGATGAGGATGCTCTTCAAATGGATCCCTGAAGCGGTTGAAAACTCGCTCATGATTGCCGAGAAGTGCAACCTGCTCATGGATCAATCCGGCTATCATCTGCCAGAATTTAAAATACCTGAAGGATATACGGTCGAGCAGTACTTCATCGAAATGGTCCACAGGGGCTTTCAGGAAAGAATGAATGAACTTCAGAAAAAGGGGGCAGCGGCTCCCTTGAGATTCAGCAGGGGGGAATACAAAAAGAGACTGGATAACGAGATCCAGATGATCTTGAACATGAAGTTTCCGGGATACTTCCTGATTGTCTGGGATTTCATAAAGTTCGCCCGAGAGAACAAAATACCCGTCGGTCCAGGGAGAGGTTCTGCAGCCGGTAGCCTCGTAGCCTACTGCCTCAGGATCACCGATATCGATCCCCTTCAGTATGGCCTCCTCTTCGAGAGATTTCTGAACCCCGAACGCATTACGCTTCCTGACATCGATATAGATTTCTGCTTTAAGGGGAGATCGAAGGTGATCGAGTACGTAATGGAGAAATACGGCAGAGAGAACGTGGCGCAGATCATCACTTTCGGGACGATGGCGGCGCGAGGAGTCATCCGAGATGTCGGAAGGGGGCTTGACATTCCCTATGCCGATGTCGACAGGATAGCCAAGATGATCCCTCCTGAGCTGGATGCCACCATCGACAGTTCGCTGGCGACCGTTCCCCAGCTTAAAGATGTATATAAAAGGGATTCGGTGATCCGCGAGTTAATCGATGTGGCGAGGAAGCTGGAGGGTCTCACAAGACATGCATCCACGCATGCGGCGGGAGTCGTCATCGCTCCCAGGTCAATCACGGAATACACTCCTCTGTATAAAACCACAAATGAAGAAACGACCACCCAGTATGCCAAGGATGAGATCGAGGAGATCGGTCTCCTCAAAATGGATTTCCTTGGCTTGAAGACGCTGACTTTGATCGATGACGTCGTCAGGATGGTACAGGAGGATCTTGGGGAGCGGATCATTCCGGAGGAGTTTCATCTGGATGATTCCACTACATACGAACTATTTTCCAGAGCCCAGACGAGCGGCGTATTCCAGTTTGAATCATCCGGGATGCAGGATATCCTCAGGAAGCTCAAGCCGTCGCGGTTTGAAGATCTCATTGCCATGAATGCTCTCTACCGGCCAGGTCCCATAAAGAGTGGAATGATCGATGACTTCATCAGGGGAAGACACGGGAAGAGGAAATTCGAAACGGAGAATCAGCAGTTGAAGGAGATTCTCGATGAAACTTACGGCGTCATCGTCTATCAGGAGCAGGTCATGAAGATCGCAAGCGCCCTGGGAAACTTCTCCATGGGTGAAGCGGATATCCTGCGGAGAGCGATGGGCAAGAAGAAAATGAGCGAGATGAAGGCTCAGCGTGATAGATTCGTTGGCGGGGCTCGGAAACGCCGGGTCAGCACCGATGAGGCCGAGAGGATTTTTGATCTGATGGAAAACTTTGCGGGTTACGGCTTCAATAAATCGCATTCGGCAGCTTACGCCCTGATCGCATATCGAACAGCATTCCTGAAAGCCCATTATCCCGTTCATTTCATGGCAGCGCTGCTGACCAGCGAAAAAGAGAACACAGGCAAGATCGCTAAGTACATCAACGAATGCAGGGAGATGGGAATCAAAATTCTTCCTCCGGATATCAATTCGAGCGATCTAGATTTTACCGTTGAGGGGAACAGTATAAGGTTCGGGCTGGCTGCCATCAAGAATGTCGGCGAGGGGGCCATTACTTCCATTCTCGAAGCCAGGAAAAGAGTTAGCCGATTTGATTCGATCTTCCAGTTCTGTTCGGAGGTTGACCTGAGACTGGCTAACAAGAGAGTCCTGGAATCTCTCATCAAGTCAGGTTCCTTCGACTCGCTGGGAGTCAGGCGAGCACAGCTATTTTCAGTGATGGACAGTGCGATCGAGTGTGCCCAGAAGACCAGTGCTGAAAGGGAATCCGGGCAGAAGTCGCTCTTCGCCGCGGCTGGATTGGGTTCAGTAAAATGGAAGCAGCCTCTTCCGGAGATTGAAGAATGGAAGGATAACGTTCTCCTGTCATATGAGAAGGAGACGCTGGGTTTTTATATCACGGGGCATCCACTGAACGATTATTTGCAAGAACTGAGAGATTTTTGCACTCATACGACATCCTCCTTGATGGAAGTTGGGAATGCTCAGGAAGTCACCCTGGGAGGGATCGTGACGGCGTTGCGGAGAAGAAAGACGAAGAAGGGGGATATGATGGCAGCTTTTACACTTGAAGACCTCCAGGGATTCGTCGAGGTGGTCGTCCTTCCCGAGAAGTACAAGAGATATCAGGGAATTCTTGAGAATGACCTGCCAGTCTTTCTGCGAGGAACGGTCGAAGCAGAAGAGGAAAAGATTAAAATCCTTTTGGAACAGATCTACCCTCTAAGTGAGGTCCGGGAGAAACAAGCGGAATCAGTTCTGATCAAGGTCATGACCACAGGCACCGACGAAGAAATCGTAAGCAAGCTGAACACGATCTTCGAACTTTACAGGGGGAATTGTTCGGCAAGTTTTTTGTTAATCTACCCACAGCATTATCAGATCCACCTCAAGGCCTCTCCAAACTTTCTCGTATCGCCGAGTAAGGATTTTATCAGCGAAGTGGAAGAGCTGCTTGGAAAGGGAAGTGTCAAGATAAGAATCAAGGGAAGCAGCACGAACTCCAGGACCTGAGCAAGCAAACTCCAACTATATAGCGAGAGAAGTTTCGTCAATTTTAGTTCCTCAATTATTGCAACTTTTAGAAATGCTGAGCTTATGTGATACAGGATCTGGAATTCTTGCCCCATGGCGGAAATTGACTTGGTATTTGCTCTCTGCTATATTTACAAAATTTAAACGCACAAGCGATGCGTAAGAAGTCGGAGGTCAACAATTATGATTAAAAAGGGAAGGTATTTTTTTACGTCAGAATCGGTCACGGAAGGGCATCCCGATAAGATCGCAGACCAGATATCCGATTCCATCCTTGATGCAGTCCTGGAAGAAGATCCGATGGGCAGAGTGGCCTGCGAAACGCTTGTCACGACAGGGCTCGTAGTGATAGCAGGGGAGATCAGCACGGAATGCTACGTGGATTTCCCCAAAGTGGCGAGAAACTTGATAAGAGAAGTCGGCTACACCAGAGCCAAGTATGGTT
It contains:
- the guaA gene encoding glutamine-hydrolyzing GMP synthase encodes the protein MKHAEKILIMDFGSQYTQLIARRVREARVYCEISRHDLPLESILKEKPAGIILSGGPDSVYREGSPSLDLRILDLGIPVLGICYGMQIIARMLGGTVERGKEREYGKTEIKIIRENSLYRGLDEIQIVWMSHGDRVKEVPKKFTITSRSESNPVVSIADYEKKIFGIQFHPEVNHTENGMTMIRNFLFGVCACRADWNMAKFLEDSVRDIQEKVGKGKVICALSGGVDSAVTALLVHRAIGERLTCIFVDNGLLRKNEAEELLNRFRMKFHLNVQHVDASNEFLNALQGVDDPEQKRRIIGNKFIEIFEREADKIGDLEFLAQGTIYPDRIESSSVKGPSAVIKTHHNVGGLPEEMTLNLVEPLSELFKDEVRRLGIELGLDAEFLKRHPFPGPGLAVRIIGEVTVERAKVLQEADAIFIEELKKSGLYDQVSQAFAVLLPIRTVGVMGDARTYENVLALRAVHTLDFMTADWFGFPHDFLRRVSTRIVNEVRGVNRVVYDISTKPPSTVEWE
- a CDS encoding DNA polymerase III subunit alpha, with amino-acid sequence MTRQGSFVHLHNHSPFSLLDGACRIDEMIEKAIGFNMGAVAITDHGNMFGVIKFYKKAMEKGIKPIIGCEAYIAPGSRFDKSPNQASLGKKPYFHLTILVENHAGYKNLIKLVSAGFLEGFYYRPRMDKELLAEHSEGLIAMSGCLAGEIPMLLASRQLEKACRVAGEYREIFGEPRFFLEIQDQSVPDQKIVNPLLLEVSKKTKIPLVATNDCHFLNADDYFAHDVLICIQTGTNIKSRDRLKYTEQHYFKSPDEMRMLFKWIPEAVENSLMIAEKCNLLMDQSGYHLPEFKIPEGYTVEQYFIEMVHRGFQERMNELQKKGAAAPLRFSRGEYKKRLDNEIQMILNMKFPGYFLIVWDFIKFARENKIPVGPGRGSAAGSLVAYCLRITDIDPLQYGLLFERFLNPERITLPDIDIDFCFKGRSKVIEYVMEKYGRENVAQIITFGTMAARGVIRDVGRGLDIPYADVDRIAKMIPPELDATIDSSLATVPQLKDVYKRDSVIRELIDVARKLEGLTRHASTHAAGVVIAPRSITEYTPLYKTTNEETTTQYAKDEIEEIGLLKMDFLGLKTLTLIDDVVRMVQEDLGERIIPEEFHLDDSTTYELFSRAQTSGVFQFESSGMQDILRKLKPSRFEDLIAMNALYRPGPIKSGMIDDFIRGRHGKRKFETENQQLKEILDETYGVIVYQEQVMKIASALGNFSMGEADILRRAMGKKKMSEMKAQRDRFVGGARKRRVSTDEAERIFDLMENFAGYGFNKSHSAAYALIAYRTAFLKAHYPVHFMAALLTSEKENTGKIAKYINECREMGIKILPPDINSSDLDFTVEGNSIRFGLAAIKNVGEGAITSILEARKRVSRFDSIFQFCSEVDLRLANKRVLESLIKSGSFDSLGVRRAQLFSVMDSAIECAQKTSAERESGQKSLFAAAGLGSVKWKQPLPEIEEWKDNVLLSYEKETLGFYITGHPLNDYLQELRDFCTHTTSSLMEVGNAQEVTLGGIVTALRRRKTKKGDMMAAFTLEDLQGFVEVVVLPEKYKRYQGILENDLPVFLRGTVEAEEEKIKILLEQIYPLSEVREKQAESVLIKVMTTGTDEEIVSKLNTIFELYRGNCSASFLLIYPQHYQIHLKASPNFLVSPSKDFISEVEELLGKGSVKIRIKGSSTNSRT